GCTTGCTGTAAGCGCCTTTCCCCTGAATCGACAGCGTGGCTTCCTTCAATCCCCCGATGTCTGTGTAGTGCGCGTCAATGACCTCCGTCTTCCAGTTATGCCGCTCGGCGTACCGCATGTACATGCGCAATAACTGGGACGCAAACAGTGCCGCTTCGTCTCCACCTGCAGCACCGCGCACCTCCAGAAAGACGTTTTTGTCGTCGTTTGGGTCACGCGGCAAGAGCAGCCGTTGCAGTTCACTTTGCAAGCGCTCCTCTGCCTCGACCAACTCGTCGATCTCCGCCTTTACCAGCTCGCGCATCTCGTCGTCCAATTTCTCCTGCAGCATCTGTTTCGCTTCCTGAAGTTGCTGCGTGACTTGCTTATACTGCTTGTAGGCCTCCACCGTGTCCGCCAGTTCCGCCTGCTCCTTGGAATAGTCGCGGAGTTTCGCCGGGTCGCTGATCACGGCCGGATCGCACAACCACTCAGACAACTGGTTGTAGCGCGCCAGGGTGGATTCCAGTCGATCGAACATGTCGTACACCCCCTTATGAGGTTGTCGTACTGTCTCAGCACTTGGCCCTACGCAAAGAGCCTGGCATCCTCCGCCAGGCTCCTGCTTTTGCACCGCAGCGTCGGAATCGGCATCTGTTTCGCTCTGCTTCGGACACGCGGCCGCATCCTGAAACAACCTGCTTGGAACAGAACCGAGACCAGGCTACTCTGCTTGCTTCAGACCGTATTTCTTGTTAAAGCGATCGACACGACCGCCTGTATCCACAAACTTCTGCTTACCCGTGAAGAATGGGTGGCACTTGGAGCAAATTTCGACACGAAGATTTTCCTTTACGGAACCCGTCTCAAACGTCTCCCCGCAGGCACACGTGACGGTGGTTTTATGATAGTCCGGATGGATCGCAGCCTTCATTGGATTTCACCTCACTTCAAACAGATCATAAGACACTGCGCATTAGTATACCACGCGTCGATGAAAATGTCACGCCGGAATGCACACATCGTCCATTCACAGCCAGCGCTGTTGAAAATCTACCCAAATTCTCCAAAACAATCATAAGATTTTCTGCCCATCATTGAGTCATTTGGGACCTGCACGTAAGATGTCTACAGAAATACAGAAACCACTTCTTGGGGGAGGGCCCATCATCATGAAAAAAGTTTTCATCGTCACTTGTGTCAGTCTGAGTCTGATTGGATTTTGCACGCCCATCATGGCGAATGTCTTACCCAACAGCACGACAACCCTTGCTGCGACCGCCAATGCCGCACCGACCACAGCGCCGGTCACACCATCCGCCGATCCAGAATGGCCAGACTGGTTCGATGTCACAACAGCCCCAAGCGACCCCGCGTAAAACCTGTTTTTTACGTTTCGTCTCAACTTCATAGCTGAGTTTCGACTTGCGACTGTCTCACGGCGGCCCGTCTGGGCCATCCGTGGGGCGGCGCGAGGGTGTACGAGCCAACCTCCAGCCCAGGGCACTCTGCTTTCAAAATCTCAATGACTTGCGCCATTCCGAGCAGTTCTCCCTGCTGTGCGGGAATGCGCTCGAGGTAATACTCCGGGTCGATGTTCAAGTTGCGCATCTGTACCAGGCAGACGCCTGTTTCCCGGAGAAATTCAACCATGGCCTCCACTTCCTCCTCACGGTCGGTTACACCGGGAAACACGAGGTAGTTGATGGACGTGTAAACCCCGTGCAGACGAGCATACTTCAGGGAGTCCGCCACATCCTGCAAGGTATACCCGCGAGGCTTGTAGTAGGCGTTGTAATGCGCCTCCAGCGCACTGATCGTACTGACCCGCATTAAATCGAGCCCAGCGTCGACCATCGCCTGGATGCCTTTGGTCATGCCAGCATTCGTGTTGATGTTGATCAACCCATCGGACGTCGCTTCCCGAACCCTTCGAATGGCCTGTACGATGTGCGGCCACCGTGTGGCAGGCTCTCCCTCGCAACCTTGCCCAAAGCTGATGACGCCCTGGGGATTGTTGCGAATGTGCGTCAACATCACATCGACCATCTCATCGACAGACGGGGTGAACTGCAGACGAGTCTGCGGGGACGGGAACGGCGCGTCTTCCGGCTGTTCTGAAATACACCCCACACACCCTGCGTTGCACGTCGAGGACACCGGCAAGGCTCCTTCAAAACGCCCAAGAAACGTATTCTTCGCCGTCAAGCAGCCGTATTCAAGCGCGCAGCCTGACAGGTGCTGAAACAGACGATTCTCCGGATGCGCCTCCAACATGTTCGTGACCGCGGCGCGAATCTCGTCGTCGCGCACCCGGGCCGGATTCCACGGCTCAGGATCGGCAGTGGCATGCGCCGCGACCACAAATCCTCCGTCGACCCATCCCACCGCCGTGTAGCCGAACAACGGCAATGTTACGGGTGGATCGGAGCGGCGTTTGACATACCCCGGCAACAGCAGCCGAGTAAAGCCCTGCGGCAACAGGGCGCCGACGGCATAGGCGTCTTCCCCAAGCGAAACCATCTCGCCCGTATCCGGGTCGACACCGATGGCACGGGTCCCCGGCAGCCATGCCAAAGTGGCGCCCTCGGGAAGCGGAATCCATTCTGCCGCTTCCACTTCCGTCAGCCACGCACCCGTGCGCGCCGCCGGGAACAAGCGGTCGTGATTCATGACCTGACCGCGCGCATCGGCATACAGCAATCGAGGATAAGGTTGTCCGAAAGGGGGCGTCTTGCGAGCGGCCCGTTTCTGACCCTTCCTTTGTTGTTTCATGTTCAAGCCTTCCGTTCTTTGGATTCCTTGTGAAGTTCCAAACTGGCGAGGAATTCTTCATTCGTCTTATAGTGTTTGAATTTGCGGATAAACAATTCCGTGAAGTCCTGGTTATCCCCCATGGACTTGCGAATCGCCCAGACCTTCTCAAGCTCATCCTTCTTCATGAGCGCTTCCTCACGCCGCGTTCCCGACCGGCGGATGTCGATGGACGGGAACACACGCTTCTCGGCCAACCGCCGATCGAGGTGCAATTCCAGGTTGCCTGTCCCCTTGAACTCTTCGTAGATCACGTCGTCCATACGCGAACCGGTGTCGATGAGTGCGGTGGCCAGGATGGTCAGGCTGCCGCCTTCCTCGACGTTGCGCGCGGCACCGAAAAAGCGTTTCGGGCGGTGGAATGCTGCCGGATCGATACCCCCTGACAGCGTCCTCCCACTGGGCGGTACGACGAGGTTGTAGGCCCGCGCCAAGCGGGTGATGCTGTCCAGCAAAATCACCACGTCACGCTTGTGCTCCACCAAGCGGAGCGCTCGTTCGAGGACGAGTTCGGCGACCTTGATGTGGTTTTCCGGCACTTCGTCAAACGTGGACGCAATGACTTCACCGCGGACCGAACGCTGCATGTCGGTGACTTCTTCCGGACGTTCGTCAATGAGCAGCACAAACAAGTCAGCTTCCGGGTAGTTGGTTGCCACGCTGTGCGCAATTTCCTTCAGCAGCATGGTCTTGCCAGCTTTCGGAGGCGCAACGAGCAGACCGCGCTGACCAAAACCAACGGGCGCAAACAAGTCCATAATGCGCGTGGCGATTCTCTCCGGGGTTGTCTCGAGCACCATCCGCTTGTCCGGGAACAACGGGGTCAGCGCCGGGAAGTGCAATCGTTCGGCCGCCACTTCGGGACTGACACCATTGACGGCCTCAACGTGCAGCAGGCCAAAGTAGCGCTCATTTTCCTTTGGCGCACGAACCTTGCCGGATACAAGGTCCCCTGTCCGAAGGTCAAATCGCCGGATTTGCGACGCTGCCACGTAGATGTCCTCTGCACTCGGCAGGTACCCTACGGGACGAAGAAATCCGTACCCTTCGTTCATGGTCTCCAGAACGCCTTCGGCGAACATGAGTCCGTCTTTTTCCGCCTGCGCCTTGAGAATCGCGAAGATTAACTCTCTTTTTTTCATGTTTCCGTAGTACGGAATCTGGAACTCTTTCGCATATTTATAGAGGTCCGTCAACCGCATTGCTTCTAAATCACGAATGTCCAAATACGCGTCCCTCACATTCTCGGGTACGACAGCGATTTCACCTGCCGTACCCCGTATTTACATGTTTGCCCGTTCCAAACCTATTCTATGCCGGATGTTTCTGATTGGCCCAGATTCATATAGATGATTGAGGGGTACTGTCTAACATATTCGGATTAGAGAATGGATTTGCGGGACAAATCATGTGTGGCTTCTATCAGTCGAACGGTCCCTGTTTTGGCGCGCATGACGATGGAGTGTGTCGTGCCGCGCGACTTGCTGAGAAATCGCACGCCTCGCAGAAGTTCGCCGTCCGTTACACCCGTCGCTGCAAAAATGGCATCGTCACCTTTGACGAGGTCATCCATGTGGAGAACTTTGTTGACATCCCGGATACCCATGGCCAGGCACCGTTCTCGTTGTGCGTCGTCTTCCGGGACGAGGCGGGCTTGCAGTTCTCCGCCAAGGCACTTCAGAGCCGCAGCGGCCAGAACGCCTTCCGGTGCGCCGCCTGTACCGAACAGAATGTCAACACCTGTGCCCGGAAATGCCGTGTTCAACGCCGCGGCGACGTCTCCGTCGCTGATCAGCTTGATGCGCGCGCCCGCAGCCCGCACCTGTTCAATGATGTGCGCGTGGCGTGGGCGGTCGAGAATCACAGCCACCACGTCGGATACGTCTTTGTCCAGTGCTTTAGCGACTGCTTGTAAATTATCAACGATCGGCGCGTCCAAGTCAACTGCCCCCCGTGCCTCAGGGCCAACCGCGATCTTCTCCATATACATGTCCGGCGCATGCAGCAGCGACCCAGCAGGCGCTACGGCGACGACGGCCATGGCGTTCCACAAGCCCTTGGCGAGAATGTTGGTGCCCTCCAGCGGATCAACCGCCACATCGACCTGCGGCGCGTGCCCAGTTCCCAATTTCTCACCAATGTAGAGCATCGGCGCCTCGTCCATCTCACCTTCGCCAATCACCACGGTTCCATCCATCTGCACCGTGTCGAACATCCGGCGCATCGCGGTGGTTGCAGCTTCATCCGCCTCCACCTTTTGCCCGCGCCCCATCCAACGCGCGCAACTCAACGCTGCCGCCTCCGTTACGCGCACAATTTCTAATGCCAGTTCCCTGTCCATTCCCGTCACTCCTCGGCAGTCGGGCCGCGTCTGTCGCTGTCCCGGCGGCGCCGTCCAGCCTGTTTGGTATGTCACAATCAAAAATAGTATAACACCGATGGAGGCTGGCAGCATCCAGGCCGCATCCTTCCGCCGACCGTGGTATGATCACGATGACGGCGGGCCCCGTCCCAATCACAGCACGCCCTGATGAATGGCGCCCGCCACATCCCATGCGCAAGGAGCGAACCGACGTGCCCGATACCACACCACGCCTCAGCGCCCTCCTGAATCCGGCGGTAAGAAGCATCCAAATCTCCGGAATCAGGCGCTTGTTCAACCTGCTGCCGCAATACCCCGGGTCCATATCCCTGACCATCGGTCAGCCGGACTTTCCCACACCGCAGCATGTCAAGGAAGCCGCCAAGCGCGCGATTGACAACGACGCCACGACCTACACCCACAACGCGGGTACGCTTGCGCTGCGACAGGCGGCGTGCGCGTTCATCGAGCACAAGTACGGACTGACATACCGGGCCGAGGACGAGGTCATCACGACCAACGGCGTCAGCGAGGCGATTGACATCGCGCTGCGCACCCTGCTCGAACCCGGGTGTGAGGTGGTGCTGCCTGGCCCTGTGTACCCTGCCTACGAACCGCTCATTCGCATGGCGGGCTGTACACCGGTGTACATCGACACACGCGAGACCGGCTTCATCCTCACCGCCGACCAACTGTCGCGGGCCATCACACCGCGGACGCGGTGCGTGATTCTGCCCTACCCGTCGAATCCAACCGGCTGCGTCCTGTCAGCGGCACAGCTGGCGGAGCTCGCCGACGTGCTGCGGGGCCGGCCGCTGTTCGTGATCTCAGATGAGATTTACAGCGAACTGGTGTACGACGGCCCCCACCACTCCATCGCGGCACTGCCGGGCATGCGCGAGCAGACCATCGTCGTCAACGGGCTCTCGAAGTCACACGCGATGACCGGGTGGCGGATTGGTTTCACGTTCGCACCGCGCTGCATCACAGAGCAGATGTTGAAGGTGCACCAGTACAACGCGACCTGCGCGAGCAGCGTCAGCCAGGCCGCTGCGCTCGAAGCACTCACAGGCGGGATGGACGACGCGCTGCCGATGCGCGAGGTGTACCGGGAGCGCCGCGACTACGTGTGCAGCCGTCTGGAGAAAATGGGCCTCCCGCTGACCCGCCCGAGCGGCGCGTTCTACGTCTTTCCGTCCATCGCCCAGTTTGGCATCCCATCGTTTGAGTTCGCGGTGCAGTTGTTGGACAAAGGCCGGGTGGCTGTCGTTCCCGGGAGCGCGTTTTCCGACCTTGGTGAAGGGCACGTGCGCATCTCTTACGCGGTCTCGATGGAGACGCTCGCTGAGGGACTCAATCGGATGGAGCGGTTTGTGCAGTCGCTGTGACGGCGGCCGCCCCCGAACATCGGTGCCAACCCTCGACATGGGTGCCGCCGAAAATCAGTGGCTCCGATTACCCGTTGGTGGCCGCACCCTCGCCGCACTGCGACGCGATGTACGCGACCACCGTGCGGACCGCCACGTCAATCGCCGCTTCATTCGGGCTCATCTGCCCGTGATGCAGGCCGTAGGGCGTGTCCACCCCAAGCCAAAACATGAACCCCGGAATCTCACCGAGGAAGTACCCAAAGTCCTCACCGGTCATTGCCGGGCCGCACTCGACCAATTCGGCCGTACCCGCCGACTGCACGAATGCCATAAAGCGCCGCGTCAACGTCTCGTCGTTCCACACCTGCAAGTAATTGGCCCCATAGTCGATGTCTGCCTGACAGTCGAAGCCGGCCTCAATCCCGCGCACCAGCGCCTCCACCCGCGCCTTCACCGCCGCCATGGCAGGCTGAGACAGGGTGCGAATCGTCCCTTCCAGGCGCGCGCGCTCCGCAATGATGTTCTGCTTGGTGCCGCCTGTCAGCTTGCCGATGGTGACCACGGCGGAATCGAGCGGGTCGACATTGCGCGCGACGACGGTCTGCAGCTGCGTGATGAGGTGCGCTGCCGCGACCACCATGTCCCGCGTCCGGTGCGGATAGGCTGCATGACCGCCGCGGCCGACGAGATCGATAAACAACTCCGAGGTGTTCGCGAACAGCAGGCCTGGGCGGGTGGCGATGGTCCCCACCGGGTATTCGGGGGCCACATGCAGAGCCAGCATTTGATCCGGCCGCCACGCGTTGAACGCCTCGCTTTGCAGCATCGGCAGCGCACCGCCGGGGCCCTCCTCAGCCGGCTGAAACACAAACAGCAGGTCGTCCGCGGGCGGGTGATGTGCGAAGTGGGAGAGCACGCCGATCGCGATCGTCATGTGCACGTCGTGACCACAGGCGTGCATCCACCCTGGGTGCTGCGACGCATACGGCAGCCCCGTTTCCTCCTGCACGGGCAGGCCGTCGATGTCCGTGCGGTAGCCGATGCACCGCCGCGGCGCTACCCCCGTGCCGGTGACCCGGACAAGGATGCCCGTCTCCCAGGTGCGCACGGTCAAGTGGGACTGGGGCAAGGACGCGATGATGGAAAGCAGGGTGCGCTGCGTCTCAAACTCCGCGAACCCGCCTTCCGGGATGCGGTGCAGGGTGCGCCGAATGTCGACAAGGGCCTCGGTGTCCAGCATCAGAGCTGCCTCAGTTCCTGCTTAATCTCCACCTTCGCCTGGGTGCGGCTGTCGATGGTCTTAATAACGCGTGCCGGCACGCCCGCCACGACCGTGTTCGGGGGCACATCCTCGATGACAATCGCCCCCGCGGCGACGACCGAACCGGTGCCAATCCGCACGCCTTCCAGGAGCACCGCATTCGCGCCGACCAGCACGTTGTCCTCGACCACCACCGGCTTCGCCGATGGAGGCTCGACCACGCCGGCCACGACCGCACCCGCGCCGATGTGGCAGTTGCGGCCAATGATGCCGCGGCCGCCGATGACCGCATTCATGTCAATCATCGTGCCTTCACCAATCACCGCGCCAATGTTGATGGTGGCGCCCATCATAATGACCGCGTTGTTGCCAATCTCCACCTGGTCCCGGATGATGGCGCCCGGTTCAATGCGGGCGTGCAGGTTCTTGGTGTCCAGCAGCGGAATCGCTGAGTTGCGCCGGTCACTCTCAATCACCACATCGTCAATCTGCGCCGCGTACGTCTCCAGCAGCGGCTGCAGCACGCTCCATTCGCCGAATACCACGCCGACCGTGTCAGTCACAAAGGCGTGTACCTCAGGCCCAAACGGAATTTCCTTCAAGCGCCCCTTCAGGTACGCCTTCACCGGCGTTTTCTTTTCACTCGAGCGGATAAACTCGATGATTTGCTCCGCGTCCATCAACTCACCTCTTCTCGACTTTGCTCCAGTCTGCCAGGAATCGCTCGATGCCCTGGTCGGTCAGGGGGTGCTTAATCATCCGGTCCAGCACCGCGTACGGACAGGTCGCGATGTGCGCACCGGCTTTCGCTGCGTCTGTGACATGCATGGGGTGACGAATGCTCGCCGCGATGATTTCCGTGTCGATGCCATGGATATCAAAAATCGTCGCGATGTCGGCAATCAGCTCCACGCCGTTGAAGCTGATGTCGTCGAGGCGCCCAATAAAGGGGCTCACGAACGTTGCACCCGCGCGCGCCGCGAGCAGGGCCTGGTTCGCGCTGAACACCAGCGTCACGTTGGTGCGGATGCCGCGCTTGTGGAAGCGGTGCACCGCCTTTAAGCCTTCCGCCGTCATCGGCACCTTGATCACGATGTTCGGATGAATCTGCGCCAGAGGCAAACCTTCCTCGACCATGCCGTCGGCGTCCAGGCTGACGACTTCCGCACTGATGGGCCCGTCGACAATCTGGACAATCTCCTTCAACACTTCCTTGAAGTCGCGGCCTTCCTTGGCCACCAGGCTGGGGTTGGTGGTCACCCCGCTCAAAATCCCCATTTCCGCTGCGTTGCGAATCTCCGCCACATTGGCGGTGTCGATAAAGAGCTTCATTCTCCCTCATCTCCTTGTCTACGCTGGGTCTTGCGCGGCTTCACCCGTGCTGCGCCCCGATGCCCGGGGAATTCCGAGCATGCGGCGCGCTTCGTCGGGCGTCGCGATGGGCCGGTCCAGTTCGCGTGCAATCCGCACCACTCGCTCTACCAGCTGCGCGTTGCTGACCGCCAGTTCTCCCTTGCGATAGAAGATATTATCCTCAAAGCCCACCCGCACATGCCCGCCCAAGGTCACGGCGAGCGCCGCCATCGGCAGCTGGTGCCTGCCCACTCCCGCCACGCTCCAGGTTGCACCCGGGGGCAGCAGCTCGGTGAGATACAACACATTCTTCGGCGTCGCAGGCAATCCACCGGGGACACCGAGGACAAAGTCAAAGTGAAACGGCGGCTCCACCAGTTCCATGTCGGCGAGCTGAAGCGCGTTGGCAATCATCCCCGCGTCGAAAATCTCAAACTCGGGCCGTACGCCGTGAACTTTCAGCGCCTTCGCAAACGCCTTGAGCTCGCGGGGTCCGTTCCAAAACACGTCTTCTCCGAAGTTGACCGTCCCGCATGTCAAGGTTGCCATCTCTGGGCGCAGCGACACCGGCTGCAGGCGTTCCTCCGGTGTCATGCCCACCGCGCCGCCGGTCGACACCTGGATAATGATGTCGGTCGCTTCCCGAATGCGCGCAATGGTCTCTTGGAAGCGATCGCGGCTTTGCGTCGGGGTGCCGTCGTCGTTGCGAACGTGCAGGTGGCAAATGCTCGCGCCTGCTTCCCGGCATTCGCGGGCAGCTTGTGCGATTTCATCCGGTGTGATGGGCAGATTCGGCTGCGCTTCCCGGGTGACCTCCGCGCCCACCATGGCCGCTGTGATGATGAGCTTATCCACGCGCGCCACCGTCCACTGTGCCGCTGGCCGTGCGCCGCTGCCTGTCTTTTGGCACCACGCAGGTGCCGGTGGCATACGTCACGACGACCGGCGGGTCGAGGACGCGCGCGGCCGAGGGCACGTCGGGATGGATGTTGCTTTCGATGACCTTGCTGGCTGTGAATTCCATTTTGCGCGAGGTGTTGCCGACGTGTGTGATGCGCCCGCGCGCTTCAATGTAGTCACCCGCATACACAGGCGCGCGGAATTCCACGCAGTCATACGCCACAAACAGCCCTTCATCCCCGTCCAGCCGAATCAACAGCTCCGTCGCAATATCGCCGAACAGGGCCAGCATCCGCGCCCCGTCCACCAGCCGACCGCCATAATGTGCATCGTGCTCGCTCATGCGCAGTCGAATCACGCTCTCCACCGCTGCCGTCACTGCCGACCACCCGCCTTTCGAAGCTGCGCCAGTCCCTGCACCCTACATCAGGTGCGCGTTGACCGCCTGCCGCAGTTCGTCGATGTCAAAAGGCTTCGTGAAGTGGGCCAACGCGCCGAGTTCCATGGCCTCTCGAATCAGATTCAGTTCGCCATACGCCGTCATCATAATGACCTTCGTCTCGACTTCGAGCTTCCGAATCACCCGGAGGATTTCCAGCCCATCCATGCCGGGGATTTTCATGTCCAGCAAAATCAAATCAGGGTTTTCCTTCTGCACAATGTCGAGCGCGGTTGGTCCGTTGTTTGCCTGAAAGATTGTATACCCTTCGCGTTGCAGCACTTCCTGAAGGAGAACCCGAATGCCAAATTGGTCGTCAACGATCAAGATTTTTTTCGGCAATTCAAGCCTTCCTTTCAACCCTATGATTCACCCTGATGACGCAGCGCAGCGCGAATAAATTCGCGAAACAAAGGCTGCGCGCGATTGGGGCGCGAAGTGAACTCAGGATGAAACTGTACACCCACGTACCATGGATGCGCTGGCACCTCGATGATTTCGACCAGCCGGCCGTCCGGCGAAGTCCCGGAGATGCGAAGTCCCGCCGATTCCAGGATTTCACGGTAGCTGTTGTTAAACTCGTAGCGATGGCGGTGTCGTTCTGTCACCCACTCGTTGTCGTACGCGGCAGCCGCCAGCGTACCAGGGGCGAGCCGGCAGGCGTATGCGCCAAGCCGCATGGTTCCGCCCTTGTCTTCAATGTCCTTTTGCTCCGGCAGCAAGTCGATGACAGGGTGCGGTGTCCCCGCATCGATTTCACTGCTGTGTGCACCCCCTAGTCCCGCCACGTGACGCGCGTATTCAATGACGGCCACTTGCATGCCCAGGCAGATGCCAAAGTACGGAATGTGATGTTCGCGTGCATATCTGGCTGCGTAAATCTTACCATCAATGCCGCGATCACCGAAACCACCCGGCACAAGAATTCCGTCGGCATCGCCGAGCAGGTCCGCGACGTTGTCTGGGGTGACCTCCTCGGAGTGCACCCATTGGATGTCAATACTCGCGTCGTTCGCGAACCCGCCGTGCTGCAGCGCGGCAATCACGCTGGCATAGGCGTCCGGCAGCGCAACGTACTTGCCCACCACGGCAATCCGCGCGCGGTGATGCAGGTGCTTGATGCGGTCGACCATGCGCACCCATTCTGACAAATCCGGTTCAGGTGCCTGGATGCGCAGGTGCTGTAAAACAATGTCGTCCAGATGCTCTTCGTGCAGCAGCAGCGGGACTTCGTACAGCACGTCAGCATCGCGGCACTCAATCACACCTTCTACGTCGGTATCGCAAAACAGCGCGATTTTGCGCTTCACGTCCAGGGTGAGCGGAACTTGTGTGCGGCAAACGATGATGGAAGGAGAGATACCGATACTGCGCAGTTCCGCAACGCTGTGCTGGGTGGGCTTGGTCTTGACCTCCCCGGACGCCCCGAGGTAGGGCACCAGCGTCACGTGAATGAAGACCACGTTCTCGCGGCCGACGTCGCTGCGCATCTCGCGAATGGCTTCCAGAAACGGCAGGCTTTCGATGTCGCCGACGGTACCGCCAATTTCGGTGATCACGATGTCTGTCTCCGGCGTCGCGGCCTGCATGATGCGGTCCTTGATTTCGTTGGTGACATGGGGAATGACTTGCACCGTACCCCCCAGATAGTCACCCCGCCGTTCTTTCGTAATCACGGACCAATAGATTTTTCCGCTTGTGACGTTGTTGGCCGCCGTGAGGTTGTTGTCGATGAATCGTTCATAGTGTCCAAGGTCCAGGTCGGTTTCCGCGCCATCCTCGGTCACGAAGACCTCGCCGTGCTGATAGGGACTCATCGTACCCGGGTCAATGTTGATGTAAGGGTCAAACTTCTGGATGGTGACACGCAGTCCCCGGTTTTTCAACAACCGGCCCAGAGATGCGGCAGTGATTCCCTTTCCGAGACCGGACACCACGCCCCCTGTGACAAAGATGAATTTGGCCATGCTGCTCCCCCTCAAAAATTCACACACATCTTACCTTGCTTGTCCCATGTCAAAACACAACAATTCCGGCCCGATGTATACCACAATCTGCACCGCGCCGGTTCCAAGTCATCACTCGCTGTTTGTAATTCGAAAAGGGGTCAACGTTTCGTCTCTGTGCGACCCCTTCTCTTCCCAGGCACAAGGCTTTGATACAGTCAACGGTCCGTCATCGAGGCATGCTGTGCTGCGGCGTACCGGGATTCCCGGCAGAAGGGTGTCAACGGCGAGGCATCAATACGCGTCGTCTTCGTCCTCGTCCGCAGCCTCCTCTTCCAATTCCAGTTCGTCGTACTCAGCGGCTTCTTCGTCATCGGCGATTTCCGCTTCGTCCTCGAACACCTCTTCCTCTTCTTCGGCGTCCGCGTCCACCGTTTCGACCACGTCGACGTCTTCCTCGTCGGTCTCATCTGCAGCGAGGAACAGGTCTTCCTCTTCTTCATCGACGACCTCTGGATCTTCAAAATCCGCCTCGAGGTCTTCATCGTCGTCACTGAACGCGTCGCCGCT
Above is a genomic segment from Alicyclobacillus cycloheptanicus containing:
- a CDS encoding CTP synthase encodes the protein MAKFIFVTGGVVSGLGKGITAASLGRLLKNRGLRVTIQKFDPYINIDPGTMSPYQHGEVFVTEDGAETDLDLGHYERFIDNNLTAANNVTSGKIYWSVITKERRGDYLGGTVQVIPHVTNEIKDRIMQAATPETDIVITEIGGTVGDIESLPFLEAIREMRSDVGRENVVFIHVTLVPYLGASGEVKTKPTQHSVAELRSIGISPSIIVCRTQVPLTLDVKRKIALFCDTDVEGVIECRDADVLYEVPLLLHEEHLDDIVLQHLRIQAPEPDLSEWVRMVDRIKHLHHRARIAVVGKYVALPDAYASVIAALQHGGFANDASIDIQWVHSEEVTPDNVADLLGDADGILVPGGFGDRGIDGKIYAARYAREHHIPYFGICLGMQVAVIEYARHVAGLGGAHSSEIDAGTPHPVIDLLPEQKDIEDKGGTMRLGAYACRLAPGTLAAAAYDNEWVTERHRHRYEFNNSYREILESAGLRISGTSPDGRLVEIIEVPAHPWYVGVQFHPEFTSRPNRAQPLFREFIRAALRHQGES
- the kal gene encoding 3-aminobutyryl-CoA ammonia lyase, giving the protein MTAAVESVIRLRMSEHDAHYGGRLVDGARMLALFGDIATELLIRLDGDEGLFVAYDCVEFRAPVYAGDYIEARGRITHVGNTSRKMEFTASKVIESNIHPDVPSAARVLDPPVVVTYATGTCVVPKDRQRRTASGTVDGGARG
- the kce gene encoding 3-keto-5-aminohexanoate cleavage enzyme, with product MDKLIITAAMVGAEVTREAQPNLPITPDEIAQAARECREAGASICHLHVRNDDGTPTQSRDRFQETIARIREATDIIIQVSTGGAVGMTPEERLQPVSLRPEMATLTCGTVNFGEDVFWNGPRELKAFAKALKVHGVRPEFEIFDAGMIANALQLADMELVEPPFHFDFVLGVPGGLPATPKNVLYLTELLPPGATWSVAGVGRHQLPMAALAVTLGGHVRVGFEDNIFYRKGELAVSNAQLVERVVRIARELDRPIATPDEARRMLGIPRASGRSTGEAAQDPA
- a CDS encoding response regulator; this encodes MPKKILIVDDQFGIRVLLQEVLQREGYTIFQANNGPTALDIVQKENPDLILLDMKIPGMDGLEILRVIRKLEVETKVIMMTAYGELNLIREAMELGALAHFTKPFDIDELRQAVNAHLM